From Skermanella sp. TT6, a single genomic window includes:
- a CDS encoding ribonuclease J — protein sequence MNMTLYGHAGKWLIVDAGVAFAGDDMPEIQSFMADPAFIEERMDDVVGLVVTHAHEDHVGAIHHLWPRLSCPIYATPFATHLIRERLKEVGAARAVQVNTMPIGGRLKIGPFDIETIAVTHSVPEPISLAIRTKAGNLLHTGDWKFDPEPLVGASTDFAALKRFGDEGVLAMVCDSTNAQVEGTTGSEGQARAGLIEAFRGRKGAIAVTCFASNVARMKAVAEAAAANDRKVVLAGRSLLRMEKAARACGYLDGLPPFLSLSEAASVPRRNLVLICTGSQGEERSALSKIARAEHRSLALHRGDTVMFSARTIPGNEDAIEAIYKLLANMGVKVVTPSDAPIHVSGHPARGDLTRMYELIRPRFAVPVHGEIHHLEAHARLARSCGVERALVPEDGDVIRLADSGTAVVGHIEPHRLVNDGQFLLPWAGSVEATFGIRAEQRADRNAAKSAFAA from the coding sequence ATGAACATGACCCTCTATGGTCATGCCGGCAAATGGCTGATCGTCGATGCCGGTGTCGCCTTCGCCGGCGACGACATGCCCGAGATACAGTCCTTCATGGCCGATCCGGCCTTCATCGAGGAGCGTATGGACGATGTCGTGGGGCTCGTGGTCACCCATGCCCACGAGGACCATGTCGGCGCCATCCATCATCTCTGGCCGCGCCTGAGCTGCCCCATCTACGCGACCCCGTTCGCCACCCACCTGATCCGGGAACGGCTGAAGGAGGTCGGGGCCGCGCGCGCCGTCCAGGTCAATACCATGCCGATCGGCGGCCGTCTCAAGATCGGTCCTTTCGATATCGAGACGATCGCGGTGACCCATTCCGTTCCGGAGCCGATCTCGCTGGCGATCCGGACGAAGGCGGGCAACCTGCTTCACACCGGCGATTGGAAGTTCGATCCGGAACCCCTGGTCGGGGCTTCCACCGATTTCGCCGCGCTCAAGCGTTTCGGCGATGAAGGCGTGCTCGCCATGGTGTGCGACAGCACCAACGCCCAGGTCGAAGGCACCACCGGCTCCGAAGGCCAAGCCCGCGCCGGCCTGATCGAGGCGTTCCGCGGCCGCAAGGGCGCCATCGCGGTGACCTGCTTCGCCAGCAACGTGGCACGGATGAAGGCCGTCGCGGAAGCCGCCGCCGCCAACGACCGCAAGGTGGTGCTGGCCGGGCGCTCGCTGCTCCGGATGGAGAAGGCGGCGCGCGCCTGCGGCTACCTGGACGGCCTCCCCCCCTTCCTGAGCCTGTCCGAGGCGGCATCGGTGCCGCGCCGGAACCTTGTCCTGATCTGCACCGGCAGCCAGGGGGAGGAGCGGTCCGCCCTGAGCAAGATCGCCCGGGCTGAGCACCGCTCGCTGGCCCTGCACCGCGGCGACACCGTGATGTTCTCCGCCCGCACGATCCCCGGCAATGAGGATGCGATCGAGGCGATCTACAAGCTGCTCGCGAACATGGGCGTCAAGGTCGTGACCCCGTCCGACGCGCCGATCCACGTGTCCGGTCATCCGGCGCGCGGCGACCTCACCCGCATGTACGAGCTGATCCGGCCACGCTTCGCGGTGCCGGTCCATGGCGAGATCCACCACCTGGAGGCCCATGCCCGGCTTGCCCGGAGCTGCGGCGTCGAGCGGGCGCTGGTGCCGGAGGACGGCGACGTCATCCGCCTCGCCGATAGCGGCACCGCCGTGGTCGGCCACATCGAGCCGCACCGGCTGGTCAACGACGGCCAGTTCCTGCTGCCCTGGGCCGGCTCGGTCGAGGCGACCTTCGGCATCCGGGCGGAGCAGCGCGCCGACCGCAACGCCGCGAAATCCGCCTTCGCGGCCTGA
- a CDS encoding TIGR02300 family protein has product MAKPEWGTKRICPNCGARYYDLRKDPPVCPSCGTTFDPEALLKSRRARPAPVEEVVKKAPADTEDEEETVDAADGEMEETDDEAAVDDLDEDADETVQEEDDVLLEDASELGDEDDMGEVVDVEGEDEER; this is encoded by the coding sequence GTGGCGAAACCTGAGTGGGGAACCAAACGCATCTGCCCCAATTGCGGGGCGCGCTATTACGACCTCCGTAAAGACCCGCCGGTTTGCCCGAGCTGCGGCACGACCTTCGATCCCGAGGCGCTGCTGAAGTCGCGCCGCGCCCGCCCCGCTCCCGTCGAGGAGGTGGTCAAGAAGGCCCCCGCCGACACGGAGGACGAGGAGGAGACGGTGGACGCCGCCGACGGCGAGATGGAGGAGACCGACGACGAGGCCGCGGTCGACGACCTGGACGAGGATGCCGACGAGACGGTCCAGGAGGAGGACGATGTCCTGCTCGAGGACGCCTCCGAGCTGGGCGACGAGGACGACATGGGCGAGGTCGTCGACGTCGAGGGCGAGGACGAGGAGCGCTGA
- the aroA gene encoding 3-phosphoshikimate 1-carboxyvinyltransferase: MAPRPLQSVQTGPLSGTVRVPGDKSISHRALMFGALAVGETTIHGLLTGEDVLHTAAAMRALGADIVRDDQGVWRVRGVGVGGLVESSRVLDMGNSGTAARLMMGLVSTHPITTFFTGDASLTKRPMARVSTPLEQMGASFVCRSGGRLPLAVIGTENPVPITYRLPVASAQVKSAILLAGLNTPGVTTVIEAEPTRDHSELMLAHFGATVTTERIEGGALAVSITGEPEITGKTVNVPADPSSAAFLAVAALIRPGSDVTLTDVGMNPRRTGLYDTLVEMGADITFLNRRDQAGEPVADLRVRSSALTGVAVPPDRAPSMIDEYPILAMAAACAEGTTTMHGVAELRVKESDRLAMVADGLHACGVRVEAGQDSLTVHGGGGPPGGATVATAMDHRIAMSFLVLGMASARPVAVDDSGFIDTSFPGFVDLMNGLGGRISAPEAR; encoded by the coding sequence ATGGCGCCCAGGCCGCTCCAGTCCGTCCAAACCGGCCCCTTGTCCGGGACCGTCCGGGTTCCGGGCGACAAGTCGATCTCGCACCGGGCGCTCATGTTCGGGGCGCTTGCCGTCGGGGAGACGACCATCCACGGCCTGTTGACCGGGGAGGACGTGCTGCACACCGCGGCGGCGATGCGGGCGCTCGGCGCCGACATCGTCCGGGACGACCAGGGCGTCTGGCGGGTGCGAGGCGTCGGAGTCGGCGGCCTGGTCGAGTCGTCCCGGGTGCTCGACATGGGCAACAGCGGAACCGCGGCGCGCCTGATGATGGGACTTGTGTCCACCCATCCGATCACGACCTTCTTCACCGGCGACGCCAGCCTGACCAAGCGCCCCATGGCGCGGGTCAGCACGCCGCTGGAGCAGATGGGCGCCAGCTTCGTCTGCCGGTCCGGCGGACGCCTGCCGCTCGCCGTGATCGGGACGGAGAACCCCGTGCCGATCACCTACCGCTTGCCGGTCGCTTCCGCCCAGGTCAAGTCGGCGATCCTGCTGGCCGGCCTGAACACCCCGGGCGTCACCACGGTGATCGAGGCGGAACCGACCCGCGACCATTCCGAGCTTATGCTGGCCCATTTCGGCGCGACCGTCACCACCGAGCGGATCGAGGGCGGGGCCCTCGCGGTCTCCATCACGGGGGAGCCGGAGATCACGGGCAAGACCGTGAACGTGCCGGCCGATCCCAGCTCGGCCGCCTTCCTGGCCGTGGCCGCGCTGATCCGGCCGGGCTCCGACGTGACCCTGACCGACGTCGGCATGAACCCGCGCCGTACCGGCCTGTACGACACGCTGGTGGAGATGGGCGCCGACATCACCTTCCTGAACCGCCGCGACCAGGCTGGCGAGCCGGTCGCCGACCTGCGGGTGCGGTCCAGCGCCCTGACGGGCGTCGCCGTCCCGCCCGACCGCGCGCCGTCGATGATCGACGAATACCCGATCCTGGCCATGGCGGCCGCCTGCGCCGAGGGGACGACGACCATGCACGGCGTCGCCGAGCTGCGCGTGAAGGAGAGCGACCGGCTCGCCATGGTGGCCGATGGGCTGCATGCCTGCGGCGTGCGCGTGGAAGCCGGGCAGGACAGCCTGACGGTCCATGGCGGCGGCGGCCCGCCCGGCGGGGCGACGGTGGCGACCGCCATGGACCACCGCATCGCCATGAGCTTCCTGGTGCTCGGCATGGCGTCCGCCCGGCCGGTCGCGGTGGACGATTCCGGCTTCATCGACACCAGCTTCCCCGGCTTCGTGGACTTGATGAACGGCCTCGGGGGGCGCATCTCCGCTCCCGAGGCGCGCTGA
- the cmk gene encoding (d)CMP kinase, producing MVVAIDGPAASGKGTLARRLADLLHFAHLDTGSLYRAVGLAVIRAGGDPGDAAAATAAARALHPETTPRVLADPALRGDEIAAAASKVAVVPEVRAALLAFQRGFASNPPGGARGAVLDGRDIGTIVCPDADAKLFVTASVEARAERRLKELRDRGVAVIYAAVLEDMKERDARDSQRAVAPLKPAADAFLLDTSSMDADQALDAAMTFICSKTGLSDHCA from the coding sequence CTGGTGGTCGCGATCGACGGACCGGCGGCCAGCGGCAAGGGCACGCTGGCCCGCCGGCTGGCCGACCTGCTGCATTTCGCCCATCTGGACACCGGCTCGCTCTACCGGGCGGTCGGCCTAGCGGTGATCCGCGCCGGCGGGGATCCCGGCGACGCCGCCGCCGCGACCGCCGCGGCCCGCGCGCTCCATCCCGAGACCACGCCGCGGGTGCTGGCCGATCCGGCGCTGCGCGGCGACGAGATCGCCGCCGCCGCGTCGAAGGTGGCGGTCGTGCCGGAGGTGCGGGCGGCCCTGCTGGCGTTCCAGCGCGGCTTCGCCTCCAACCCGCCCGGTGGGGCGCGGGGCGCGGTGCTGGACGGCCGGGACATCGGGACCATCGTATGCCCCGACGCCGACGCCAAGCTGTTCGTCACCGCCTCGGTCGAGGCGCGGGCCGAGCGGCGTTTGAAAGAGTTGCGGGATCGCGGCGTCGCCGTTATATATGCAGCCGTCCTGGAGGACATGAAGGAACGAGATGCGCGCGACAGCCAGCGAGCGGTAGCCCCGCTCAAACCGGCTGCCGACGCATTTTTGCTTGACACCTCGTCGATGGATGCCGATCAGGCGCTGGACGCGGCGATGACCTTCATCTGCTCCAAAACCGGCCTCTCCGATCATTGTGCGTAG